The Triticum aestivum cultivar Chinese Spring chromosome 3A, IWGSC CS RefSeq v2.1, whole genome shotgun sequence genome includes a region encoding these proteins:
- the LOC123056956 gene encoding putative flavin-containing monooxygenase 2, whose protein sequence is MLPSAGEHRTSINTNLSILPSHDSFHTDAPSRIRLFPSNYTRIFFQLLFLKKFLTIKAPALPYLPTNLVPLSQVRFRSRVVAAEYVDAEPEGAADRWERWNGNGEAFGDGSGVWRLTVGDRGAGEQEPETEEVHESDFLILCIGSFSGVPNIPAVSPGPEAFRGRVLHCMELSHMADEDAAALVKGKRITVVGSGKSAFEIAAECADANGAGTPCTMLCQNPHWLLPSGTST, encoded by the exons ATGCTTCCGTCTGCTGGCGAACACAGAA CTTCCATAAACACCAATCTTTCCATCCTCCCCTCCCACGATTCTTTCCATACAGATGCTCCCTCCCGCATTCGTTTATTTCCTTCCAATTATACCAGGATTTTTTTCCAGCTTCTGTTCCTCAAAAAATTTCTCACGATCAAGGCCCCTGCCCTTCCTTATCTACCCACAAATCTCGTGCCCCTCTCCCAGGTTAGGTTCCGGAGCCGGGTCGTCGCCGCGGAGTACGTCGATGCGGAGCCGGAGGGCGCGGCGGACCGGTGGGAGAGGTGGAACGGCAACGGTGAGGCCTTCGGCGACGGCTCGGGCGTGTGGCGCCTCACTGTGGGCGACCGCGGCGCCGGCGAGCAGGAGCCGGAGACGGAGGAGGTGCATGAGTCCGACTTCTTGATCCTCTGCATCGGCAGTTTCAGCGGCGTGCCCAACATCCCAGCGGTGTCCCCAGGCCCGGAGGCGTTCCGCGGGCGGGTGCTCCACTGCATGGAGCTCTCCCACATGGCCGACGAGGACGCCGCCGCGCTGGTTAAGGGGAAGCGCATCACCGTCGTGGGGTCCGGCAAGTCAGCCTTCGAGATCGCCGCCGAGTGCGCCGACGCCAATGGCGCGGGGACGCCGTGCACGATGCTGTGCCAGAACCCTCATTGGCTGCTACCATCGGGTACCTCTACATGA
- the LOC123061788 gene encoding NKAP family protein UM04995 isoform X2, with amino-acid sequence MSISDGWSRDEVPTSDPHCFLTIYLDVRNRQPPSEKVHQIIARTALFVSEHGGQSEIVLRVKQGSNPTFGFLMPDHHLHSYFRYIVDHPQLLKDVSDADTNKGNKIVMGESENAASSSGALSLLGAVYESGDEDEGVLPASSKGKDPGNEALHDNVHKGSSCLVHDNEVKKDQTVTIEAATLVKDKPIFTKKNPTIAGNSIVAAQREKVKDAMTVLTTSTKSDNSKLGVSDTKEMILEPPSFLKGTMEKIVEFILRNGKEFEQKLIEQDRMTGRFPFLLPSNPYHSYYLKMLQETQEFKSRGGSSEHKDRRSSSERQDWRSSSERRDRRSSERKDRRSMDRKDRSSSDLRDSGHDKGRGSANKDSSTSDRSSAEPSQKQLSDKQGEGKFQLVTDGAKKELPRTVTADEAAAIVMAATRGLGPANPQPNTLKDTSDIRHIQGSGAVSKPASNSEPGTSVTSSDQLKKEGIGIIDDDWITNTIAKAVAVAASKEADSSEASMTNEQKLKAERLRRAKMFTSIIKGGGNKSDLVTSEITNESARAAPANSNLPVPPEPLATEREGSSVRFEREGSSVRFEREGSNMIKQEKDSDDEQNRARKYRKHHPESDEDKDYLEEESYKHSRKRHRSERSRGHSKDAHKRKHKQHSKEREYRHDHSSSEDELRSSKSRHWHRDDHHYTEDDEHRRHRRSHRSGSKRKHKDDRDLNEQTLGRPEASQNTPEHRHGSEQPPSDTAQSSQAATQVPDELKAKIRAMLLETL; translated from the exons ATGTCTATTTCAGATGGTTGGAGCAGAGATGAAGTTCCTACTAGTGATCCACATTGTTTCCTTACGATCTATCTTGACGTAAGGAATAGGCAG CCTCCCTCCGAGAAGGTGCATCAGATAATTGCAAGAACTGCTCTATTTGTCAGTGAGCATGGGGGACAATCAGAGATTGTGTTAAGGGTGAAGCAGGGAAGTAATCCAACATTTGGATTCTTGATGCCTGACCATCATCTCCACAGCTACTTCCGCTACATTGTTGATCATCCTCAGCTGTTGAAAGATGTCTCTGATGCTGACACCAATAAAGGCAACAAAATTGTTATGGGTGAGAGTGAGAATGCTGCCTCGTCAAGTGGAGCTTTATCATTGCTTGGGGCCGTCTACGAGTCTGGAGATGAGGATGAAGGCGTGCTTCCAGCTAGTTCAAAAGGCAAGGATCCtggaaatgaagctttgcatgacaatGTCCACAAAGGTTCATCATGCCTTGTACATGACAACGAAGTGAAAAAAGATCAGACAGTAACAATAGAAGCAGCCACTTTAGTAAAGGATAAGCCTATTTTTACCAAGAAGAACCCAACAATTGCTGGAAACAGCATTGTTGCTGCTCAGCGGGAGAAGGTTAAAGATGCCATGACAGTGTTAACCACTTCTACCAAGTCTGACAACTCTAAATTGGGTGTGTCTGACACAAAAGAAATGATACTGGAACCACCATCCTTTTTGAAGGGCACAATGGAGAAAATAGTCGAGTTTATTCTCAGGAACGGGAAGGAGTTTGAACAAAAGCTCATTGAGCAAGACAGGATGACAGGGAGGTTTCCATTTCTTCTCCCGTCTAATCCATATCACTCGTACTATCTCAAGATGCTTCAGGAAACCCAAGAG TTCAAGTCCCGTGGTGGTTCTTCAGAGCACAAAGACAGAAGGAGCTCTTCAGAGCGCCAAGACTGGAGGAGTTCTTCAGAGCGCAGAGACAGGAGGAGTTCAGAACGTAAAGACAGAAGATCTATGGATCGCAAAGATAGAAGTTCTTCAGACCTCCGAGACAGTGGCCACGACAAGGGGCGGGGAAGTGCTAACAAGGACTCAAGCACTTCTGATAGAAGCTCCGCGGAACCATCACAGAAGCAGCTTTCTGACAAACAAGGGGAGGGGAAGTTCCAGTTGGTCACTGATGGGGCCAAGAAGGAACTTCCTCGGACGGTCACTGCAGACGAAGCTGCTGCTATTGTTATGGCGGCTACTCGTGGACTGGGGCCTGCCAATCCTCAACCTAACACGCTAAAAGACACGAGTGACATTCGCCATATACAGGGCTCAGGTGCAGTGTCCAAACCTGCTTCAAATAGTGAGCCTGGCACATCAGTCACAAGTAGTGATCAGCTAAAGAAGGAAGGTATTGGAATTATCGATGATGATTGGATCACAAATACAATCGCAAAAGCAGTTGCTGTTGCCGCCTCTAAAGAGGCAGATTCTTCTGAAGCTTCCATGACAAATGAGCAGAAGCTGAAGGCTGAGAGGCTTCGGCGTGCAAAGATGTTCACTTCAATTATTAAGGGTGGTGGCAACAAGAGCGATCTGGTGACAAGTGAGATAACTAATGAATCTGCAAGGGCCGCTCCTGCTAATTCGAACCTCCCCGTGCCTCCAGAACCTTTAGCAACTGAACGGGAAGGTAGCTCTGTGCGTTTTGAACGGGAAGGTAGCTCTGTGCGTTTTGAACGTGAAGGTTCGAATATGATCAAGCAGGAGAAAGACTCTGATGACGAGCAGAACAGGGCACGCAAGTACAGAAAGCATCATCCAGAATCCGATGAGGACAaagattatttggaggaggaaAGTTATAAACACTCAAGGAAGAGGCATCGTTCGGAGCGTTCAAGAGGCCACAGTAAGGATGCACACAAACGTAAGCACAAGCAGCACTCCAAGGAAAGGGAGTATAGGCATGATCATAGCTCTTCGGAAGATGAGCTACGCAGTTCCAAGTCAAGGCATTGGCATAGGGACGATCATCACTACACTGAAGATGACGAGCATAGGAGGCACCGGAGGAGCCATCGCTCTGGTTCCAAAAGGAAACACAAGGATGACAGAGATCTCAACGAGCAAACTCTTGGCCGTCCTGAAGCCTCCCAAAACACGCCCGAGCACAGGCATGGATCAGAGCAGCCCCCTAGCGACACTGCTCAATCTTCGCAGGCGGCAACTCAGGTCCCAGATGAGCTGAAGGCGAAAATTAGGGCGATGCTATTAGAGACACTATAA